In one window of Macadamia integrifolia cultivar HAES 741 chromosome 2, SCU_Mint_v3, whole genome shotgun sequence DNA:
- the LOC122072061 gene encoding B3 domain-containing protein REM17-like, with translation MAIKGLGQRRKPHFFKPFLPDSYQQLAIPKAFLKHLAGENCVDGQEIILRNQHCKDKSWPVKLNGFCFKEGWSDFVRDHELSLGEFVVFGHEGGLVFDVIVFGHSACEKKQYPALYINIEDDNRVEEKEIKVSSVPLSGRVITRPMTRSLQREAAMISSNRQASCEDLGKQLEVKGPLSGRVITRPMTRSQQREAALTSSNRQASCEDLGKQSEVKGPLSGRVITHPMTRSQRRKTAMTISNRQASFEDRGKQFEIKRPHRRKPSIPKNFRRSNGLTRKIFKVIIRDQKGRLWPVNLCDNRSKMGSGWLEFVTANCLKEDTCIFKKKDSVKRSNRGAIVLDFTVSGSKNRGALVKKDEQIEPTNPSFEKSISLFIFKAHCLYIPKYFATSNDLMGKIYKTKITDGKGRSWRGQLKHRKSDDVVYITSDWTQIFTSNGLKAHDTCTLELTRRGKGKLMEFSLL, from the exons ATGGCGATTAAGGGTCTCGGGCAGAGGAGAAAACCCCACTTCTTCAAACCCTTCCTTCCCGATTCATATCAACAGCtc GCAATTCCCAAAGCatttctcaagcatctagctgGTGAGAATTGCGTAGATGGACAAGAAATCATATTGAGAAACCAACACTGCAAAGACAAATCATGGCCTGTGAAGCTGAATGGATTTTGTTTTAAAGAGGGTTGGAGTGATTTTGTTAGAGACCATGAACTCTCTCTTGGAGAATTTGTGGTTTTTGGGCATGAAGGTGGCTTAGTTTTCGATGTTATTGTATTTGGCCATTCTGCGTGCGAGAAGAAACAGTACCCAGCTCTTTATATTAATATAGAAGATGATAACAgagtggaggagaaagaaatcAAAG TGAGTTCTGTTCCTCTAAGTGGCCGAGTCATAACCCGTCCCATGACTCGTTCTCTGCAAAGAGAGGCAGCCATGATTAGTTCCAACAGACAAGCTTCTTGTGAGGACCTAGGAAAGCAATTAGAAGTCAAGGGGCCTCTAAGTGGCCGAGTCATAACCCGTCCCATGACTCGTTCTCAGCAAAGAGAGGCAGCCTTGACTAGTTCCAACAGACAAGCTTCTTGTGAGGACCTAGGAAAGCAATCAGAAGTAAAGGGGCCTCTAAGTGGCCGAGTCATAACCCATCCCATGACTCGCTCTCAGCGAAGAAAGACAGCCATGACTATTTCCAACAGACAAGCTTCTTTTGAGGACCGAGGAAAGCAATTCGAAATCAAGAGGCCTCATAGG AGGAAGCCGTCCATTCCCAAAAACTTTAGGAGATCTAATGGTTTGACCAGAAAAATCTTCAAAGTGATCATCAGAGATCAAAAGGGAAGGTTGTGGCCAGTGAACTTATGCGACAATAGGAGCAAAATGGGAAGTGGATGGTTAGAGTTTGTGACTGCAAATTGCTTGAAAGAAGACACTTGTATTTTCAAGAAAAAGGACTCAGTAAAAAG AAGTAATAGAGGTGCAATTGTGCTTGATTTCACTGTATCTGGATCCAAGAATAGAGGGGCTCTTGTGAAAAAGGATGAACAGATTGAGCCCACTAATCCATCATTTGAGAAGAGTATCTCGCTATTCATTTTTAAAGCGCATTGTTTG TATATCCCAAAGTATTTTGCAACATCCAACGATCTTATGGGGAAAATTTACAAGACAAAAATCACAGATGGAAAGGGAAGGTCATGGAGAGGGCAACTGAAGCATAGGAAGAGCGATGACGTAGTCTACATTACAAGTGATTGGACTCAGATCTTCACTTCAAATGGCTTGAAGGCACATGATACCTGCACTTTGGAGCTCACTCGCAGAGGAAAGGGGAAACTCATGGAGTTCTCCTTGCTTTGA